Genomic window (Toxotes jaculatrix isolate fToxJac2 chromosome 10, fToxJac2.pri, whole genome shotgun sequence):
GAAGATGCAGTTGACCAGTGATGCCAGAGCTCCATATACACAAATTATTGAAAGCAGAGCAAGCATGgccactgtaaaaaaaaaagtgttgtcaCAATATTTTGATAAGTTAATGGCTTTTTGCAGAAAGAACTTTAATTTAAGCCTATTTCCCCATTTAAAAACCTGTAAGCTATGTGTAGGATGAGGCTTTGTCTATGCTTACTTTCTAGTTCGTACGGCAGTCGCTGCAAGGtggacagcaggaagcagaCCAGAACAACCTCCATGACTGTTGTTAGAAACAGCAAAACTAGATTCCTGTATGCAGCTGATATAACCAGCGGAAGGAATTACAAGTGGCTCCGTTAGTAATAGCagtattaatgataataatatttcTTTCTGAAAGACAATGTGGTTCACCTTACCTATGAGCATGAGGAAGACATTAATGACCAGGAAAGCAATGGCTCCTGCTGTAAAACCATAGGAGGCTTCTGTAGAAAGCTGCAGCAGGTTACctggaaataaaacaacttGTGATTAGGAATTTAAATAATATAGCCATTGGAAATCTCTTTTTAATCACATTTGTACAAACATACCTGCAAACCTAAACCAGGTCCAGGTTGCCCACACTGCTACATAGAGGGCCGAGATGACGGATCCAAAATGGCCACCTCCAGTAACTTGCAGCCGGCTGACATAAACCTGGATGATGGCTCCAGAGATGAGGACCCAAGGGACTGTCAGATTGAGGAAGGTGGGGTTTGAGCTTGACACGCGTGTATGCAGGGCAGAGAGAGCTGCAACTCCATTTGAAAGGTAGAACAGGGCGTCTGAAGCCTGATGCACCCTCTGGTCTCCCTGATTAGATCTGCTGCACTTGAAGGCTCTCTGTAGCTGTTCAGTGGAGACGGGCTGAGAGCCAACAGGGATGAGAGACTTCTCTGCTATTGTGTTGATGAGACGTGAGAAAGTACCATAAAGGGAGGCTGCAGTGAACAGGGAGCAAGCTACACCAAAGAAGATGTAGTAACCCTGGAGAGGGATCTGAGGGATTGTTGAGACAGTGAGCAGGACAAAGAGCATGTTGTGGATCAGTTCCAGGACATCCATGTTCAGGCTTCCCACGCAGAGCAACAAGCCTGCTACCACAAAGAACCAGTCCCCCACCATTGATTCCCTCCCTGAGACCACTTTACTGTCCTCTACAATCAGAGCAGATACCACAAACTCATCCCACGCTTTGATCAGCCAATATGTAGCATGAAGACCAAACTTGGTGGTGTGATAGCAATCTTGGCGCAGATGGGCATAGTAACTTGAGAACAGCTGAGCGACTGAGATGATTGAGACCCATGCAGCACCTAGGCCAAAGGACTTAACATACCCAAAGCTGTAGAAAGCGAAGATGAAGGGGGCAACAGTGTCACAGAAGAAACCCAAGGCCATGGGCTCTgcgtattttgtgtttttctttttctcttgtccAATGCTCTGGGCACTTGCTGAGTTGGCAGTCCCTAGCAGGAGAACGTTAAAGAGAGGGGTACCAAAGCCTTTGAGGACCAGACGCTGAGTCAGACCTTTGAGGAGCAGCGCAGCTGAACCGTAAATGGCAAAAATTAGAATGAGCAACTCGAGGACCCCAGAGACCACAAGAGCCCAAGAGCTCGCCACCAGACCTACTGCTTCAAAAATTAAGGTGGCTGTGATGGCCCCAAAAACAAAAGGCATGATGTAGTTGACTGTAGCGGAGCAGAAGGCTAggaggaaggacagaaggaTATAGGGGACCAGACCAGCGATTGCTGACTCTTTTATGGACAGAAATAGATATGTGTTGTTCGTCACATTAGTGGACAGGGACATATTGTTTATCATTAGATGTGGTATCAGAGCTGGGGTTTGAGTTTCATCTAAGGCACCAAAGTAGATTCGGGTGGCACCATAACTGCCCCAAAGAGCAGCATAGCCAATGAAGGCAGTGCCACTCAGATGATCATATTTTCTGAAGGAAAGCAGTCCGGCCACCAGTTGGCATATACCACCAATTAGGATCAGATGGACACCTGTAACAATTGTTGTGAATTAGtacaaatcagttttattttactttttaatatatttcctTGCACATTTACTACAGGCTTTACCTGCAAGGATGTTCTCCACTCCTACTGGTGCAATGCCAGTACGCGCTGTATTGAAGTTCTGCAGAAGTACAAGGAATGCACTGATCCCATTGGATAACATGCCCAGCACTCCTGGCTCACCATAGAAACTGGCTGGAAACCCATCTGATGTTGCCATAGTGTTTTGGTTGTTCTTAAGGTTTCGTTGCACTTAAGTgttactgaaactgaaatgataCATATGACATAGAAAACTTAAAGTACAATACCAAATGCATAAATGATGCATAAATGACTCAAAGGACAAATTGAGTCTACTGTCttatctttgtttgtgtgtgtaacagttTGTTTGGCAAAGTGGGATAATGCTGGGATTTTGCAAATGGATATAATATGGATGTGACACAATCCAA
Coding sequences:
- the LOC121188940 gene encoding uncharacterized protein LOC121188940 codes for the protein MATSDGFPASFYGEPGVLGMLSNGISAFLVLLQNFNTARTGIAPVGVENILAGVHLILIGGICQLVAGLLSFRKYDHLSGTAFIGYAALWGSYGATRIYFGALDETQTPALIPHLMINNMSLSTNVTNNTYLFLSIKESAIAGLVPYILLSFLLAFCSATVNYIMPFVFGAITATLIFEAVGLVASSWALVVSGVLELLILIFAIYGSAALLLKGLTQRLVLKGFGTPLFNVLLLGTANSASAQSIGQEKKKNTKYAEPMALGFFCDTVAPFIFAFYSFGYVKSFGLGAAWVSIISVAQLFSSYYAHLRQDCYHTTKFGLHATYWLIKAWDEFVVSALIVEDSKVVSGRESMVGDWFFVVAGLLLCVGSLNMDVLELIHNMLFVLLTVSTIPQIPLQGYYIFFGVACSLFTAASLYGTFSRLINTIAEKSLIPVGSQPVSTEQLQRAFKCSRSNQGDQRVHQASDALFYLSNGVAALSALHTRVSSSNPTFLNLTVPWVLISGAIIQVYVSRLQVTGGGHFGSVISALYVAVWATWTWFRFAGNLLQLSTEASYGFTAGAIAFLVINVFLMLIAAYRNLVLLFLTTVMEVVLVCFLLSTLQRLPYELEMAMLALLSIICVYGALASLVNCIFSQRLLPMGPSLLKEKVKQETSPELSCPVADSRLTSGLLKIAGLLEKGGVCGIPTDTVYALAASCKNPQAIEKIYNIKDRPAEKPICICISSVEQLVAAKPPFSPLLWEFMRNVYPGGISCIVSKGDWLFRLGVGPAYDRVGTRDSIMIRVPDHTVTGHLCDITGPLAITSANPSGEADSTHHSMVINRLGHKIQGVLCDGNSNEVVASTVVNCLKIDEGTITIVREGCVPAVKVQQIFDRVKSSMV